The Buteo buteo chromosome 23, bButBut1.hap1.1, whole genome shotgun sequence genome contains the following window.
AAAAACGCGGGCACCTCCAGCCCCGTCTCCCCGCCACACCGTGCCCCTTCCAGGGATGCTGCAGACCCGGCGGGTTGCGGCAAAGCCTGGAACCACCCAGTTTGCACCAGGCAGGATCCGTCCCATCAGCGCCCGCAAGGCCACGGCCAGCCCGGTGCCACGAGGACGTCGGAGGGAGGCGGTGGCCGGGAGCACGTGAGGAGGACAGGCTTAATTATACAGCGGGAATTGGCGAAGTTGCACTTTTTAAGTGTGCAAAGGCAATGTCTGCAGGCgtagcagagctgggctggacggggtgggagagaagggtgctgctgctgacccAACCGCTGCAGATCCCGCAGTCCCCACCACCGCAGACCCCGTCACCCGAACACCATCAGCACCTGAACAACGATGGGGGGTTACAAACCGCCCTCGCCAAGCAGGAAGCGAGCAGTttctctattctttttttttttttcctcacttcctGAGCTTTGAGTCATTAGGTGTCAGGCTTTCAAGTTTATTTCACCAGGCTGGaatgcatctttaaaaataatagtcattgaaaaaaatgaaagctgagattCAGCTGTAATCCCATGACTCAAGGAGgtgtggaaggaagaaaatcatgAAATCCCATGAGTTCCAACAATGAAAGCATGAGAGCTGGCAAGACTGTGGCACATAAATCATCAAAACTAAACACCATCAGtcaaaatgaaaggaattaaGCCAATCTCACCAGgctgttttaattattttttaatgaggatTTGCTCATTCAGAAAATTCACCCATGACAATGGCCGCCCCGAGCCATTCACACCGAGCAGGGCCCGTCCCTGCGGCGGACACGCATGGCTTGGCCCCGCCGCTCCCACCCCGGGGCTGCTCCGGACCCGGCGCAAGGCCAGGGATGGGGAGCCGGGAATGAGGGTGCCATTAGCTGCCAAGAAGGGGAGAGCAGGGCAAATGAACCAAGAATAGCCCAGGAATCCCATTTTTGCCATTGGCTTTGTTGCAACCCAAAATGTTGTGCTGGGGAAGTAATGAGCAAAATCCTCCCTGGATGGTCCCGGTGGGTTAGTGGGTGCTGCGCTGTGGCAGATCCCCGAGGGGGGCACAGCCCCGAGCCCCCCCAGCAAAATCCCTGCCATCTCCACAAGCATTCCTGCAAGCACTGGGGGAAAGAGCTATCGGGGATGCTGGCGCAGGGGTATAGACCCCATCCCTGAGCGGCAATTGCCTGTCGTGAAGAGCCCGCGGAGGGATGCAAACACCTGCGGTGGAGCGGCAGCAGCCCCCATTAATATTTCGGCGGCTGTTGGGCAAAGCGGCTCAGAGCAGGATTATTGGCAGCCTGTCTGCACTATGCCGACAAGATACTCCACCCCTGAGACTTGCTCTCACTACCCTTTAtgctattgatttttcttttagcaaggCAGACATGAAGCAGGGAAGAAACGGAGGGAGCACGAGCCACtgtgtttctgcagtgctgtgttcaAGAGCAGCCGGGACGGGAGGAAACCGAGTGGGCACGTTGGTCGGGGTGTCTGGTGGTCAGGAGCCAGGGCCGGTGACTTTCTGCCAAATTTCTTTCTTGCCCTTGTTTGTCCAGCTCCGGTACCCCCTGGCAATGCACAAAGGCTTAAGCGGCGAGGTTTGACTTGTGGTTTTCAGTCTGTTTGATCCTCAGGGGGAGACCGGACCGGGGCTTGCAGGAGGCGAGGGGGGAGACACACACGGGACAAGTGTTTCGTTGAAAGCCCTGCCGTGCAGAAGGCATTGGCAGGGACCCCTGGAAAAGGTCCATCGTGAAGAGGAGATGCTGCCAGCACCAGGTGAGCTCTCAGCTTGTCTGGCATCCAcctctcagcagcagctccagtcACCTTTCAATTAGCGCAGCCTCTGCCCGTGGCCCCGTGCGGCTGCAATTACTGCTCAGGTCCAGGGCTGGGCAAAGCAAAAACCCTCGGCTGCCGTGCTTATAAAACATTGAcagcattaaataaaacagcagatCAGGTTGGCATTTTCAAAGCATCTTTGAGAATTTAGGCACACACCTATATTTGAAAAGGCAGGATCGATATCCCACCCCTCACCCAGGGAAGGAGCTTGaggaagagctgctgcaaaGGTGCCCAGGGCAGCTCCATCTCCGAAAGCATCTGACAAAGGAAGATGCTGGAGCAGTCGGACCCCTCCAGCAGTCCCCGGTCCATCCTGAGCTCCAGGGAATGAATGTGCAGAGCAGGACAAGCCGCTAATTACAGATAATAACTGCCATTTATGAGTGAGGCATCCGTCGTCCCCGGCATCCTCCGGGAGCTGGGTGTGGAGCTCCCGTATCCCGAAGCTGCCGGTGGGTGAGGCACGGGCTTGTCCTGCGCTGCCCTGCGGCTCGGGGAAATTGCAGCCGCATGCCCCGACACAGAGGCCTCGTGCTGCCGTATCGGCCCCCGGCCATCCCTCGTGGCAGCAGCTGTAAATTTTGGCTTCAGGCGTGCGAGGTCACAGGGCACCAGCTCCCCAATACCGCCCGGGGCCAACGGGGGTTTCTTCCCACATCACGGCGCATGGGCTGAGGTCCCTGCCCGCTGCTGCCCGCCGGGGGCTCGGGATGGGATTTGCCTCCACGCAGCGTTGATGATGCTCTGGAAGAGCAGCCGAAGCAGCACCGGCTTCTTGCTGGGTCGCCTGACCCCGTGGATGCTGGTCCCAGGAGTTGTCTCGGGGAAAGAGTGccaattattaatattttaattaccgCCAGATGATAATGAACTCAAAAGCTGCGGTTTTTAATCAAAGCTGTGACGGCACCCAGCCCTAACGGGACGCAGCAGGATGCTCAGCGCCTCGCCGGCAGCACCCGGCCCCCCGGGAGGGTGGGTGCACACACGGGGCTGCGGCACTGGGACCTCCTATGGAGGGGATGATGCTCAGCGGGAGCCCAGGGAGATTTTAAAGCTCAGCCCTCACGCAGGATGCCCAGAGGAAGAGTggggcattaaaaaaatcacgCTGCAGCCCACATCTCCAACAGGCAGACCTGCTGGCTGCGTGGGCACGTGTGGGTCTGTGCTTTGCATGAACAGCTTCCCTGGGGTTTGATTTGTGCCTGGCTACGTGATATTATCGTTGGGTATTTACCCAGCCTTTGCATCAGAGAGTTCAGTTCCTCGAGTGCTGATCCCACACGAAATCCAGGTCACTTGGCTGCACCAGCACTTTTGAGAAAACCTGCCCCCAGTTAACTGGCCGAGAGCTGGAGGAGGGTTGCATGGACAATCCACCACCGAGACAAAAAGAGACAAATCCGGGACTTGCTGGGAATTATTTATTCAGCTCTGCTCTCGGTGGGGAATTACGGATGCGCCGGTTGTGCCACAGAGCACCTTCCTCCTCCCGCCTGCTTGGAAATGGGTTATTTAGTAACTGGTGAGGCCACCGGTGCTGAGTCAGCCCACAGCTAATGAACACCCTGGCTGCCCATTTGAAATTTATTGCACCTATTAATTACAACCATTAGCTGCAGCCAGTGAAATTTTTATAATGAGGACCCTTGCGACTTTGCCTTCCTAGCAGCAAATTAACTGTGTGGGGGGAAGAATCAATGGGATCAGCATACTTTACAGAAGCGATGTTTTAATTAGCGATTCTCTGCAAACATGCCAAGCAACAGCTTCTCCGTTCATTATCTCTCCTTAAAGGGATGGTGCTTCTTTTCAGGTTAGTTTTATCCCAGTCTCGTCTCCTCTGTTGTTGGGATTCTAATGCACTGCTGCTCATTATAGAAACTGCTTTGAAGCTGGTTTTATCTTAGGTCTGGTTGTAAGCAGCGAGATGTCCAAGGTTTGGGTGTGGGGGAGAAATAAGCAACCCTAGGAAATAATGGTTTTGAAAGCTTGGCTGAAAAATAGCTAAATTGGATGGATCCTGTGGctgtgaggaagaggaggatagGGAGTGTGGGAAAGGGGTTGTGTCCCCACAGGGacaggctgccccagcagcgAGCCCCAGGGATGTGGGACCTGAACTTCTGAtgcttgaaaaagaaaggacCGAAAGTGCCAGGCAAGGCTCCCTCCGTGCAGGGAGCGTCTGCATCACACAGGGCTGCCGTGCTACAAAGGAAAGTCTCTGCAAGTCCCGAGAGCACAGGGCTGCCACCCCAGGTGCTTCTCTGGGGACTTTTCCAAGGATGTCTGCTCAGCGGATTTTACAAAACCAGGCTGGTGATCCCCAAATCATCAGCCACTCCTGAAAATCTTGGCTGCAGAGGTGGACGGACTAGCTATCATGAAAggcaaatgaaatgaaatttctggGAACTTTTCTACATTTCATTGCAAATGATTTAATTCCAGTCGGTTCCCTGCAAAAATATGGGACCAATTTCCATTGCAAATGATCTCATTTCCCAGGAAAAAACCGACACGCTGGCGGCAAAAGGCAGCTTTGAAATTCAGggtttaaaatgcaaaacttaatgttgttttttccaACCAAGTAGCTAAAAGTTAATTCAACGGCGTTTCTCAGAAATAGAAAAGCTGAGGCAGAGTAAGGAAATCAGCCGAAATGAAAGATCCCAGTGCCTCAGCACCCTTTCCCCGGGTCTGGCAGCCACCGGTGTcacctggcagccccagcccgTCCCCACAGCAAGGCTGTGCTGAgtcctgcctgcatccctgcctgcatccctgcctgcatccctgcctgcatccctggcTCTCCCTGCCCAGGACATCTTCTCCCGAAGCTGTCCCGTTTCAGCTGCCGGCCGTGCTGCTGAGAGCTGCCCGGCTGCCCAGCGGATCCCAGGGAAATGGGTAATTGCTGGGCTAAGGAATGGGCTCTGTCCAGCTGgttcagaaagacattttttaggGCTCAGGGAAAGTGACATTATTAAAGTGAGCATGCTGATTTCAGACAGCTCCCAATTCATCACTGTGACAGTGACAAACACGGCCTGGGGTTATGCAGTTGACTAAAGAGAATTCTCtagctttacatttttaatgctcctcgcattttctctgctgcagtggAGTTTTATCCAAAGGATCTTCTCCCTTGAATAGAAAGGGCAGCACGGGTCTGTGAAGCATGCCCAACCCTTGCAAATCAAGCGGGGCTTCTGTCATCACTACCCAAGccagttcatttattttttaattattccttgCTCCTTCAGGATCCTTTTTCTACCTTTTCAAGAAGAACAGGAGCGTCAGCCTCAGCTGGGCTGCCTCTATTCTCCGGGGCTCATTCATCATTGTCTGCTGCCTGAATGGGAGGCAGAGGGTCAGCCTGAAAAGCCTCCACGTTACAAGCTCCTCTAAATATATCAATAGCTCCCTAATGGACGCTGGGGTCCCAGCCGGACCGCCCAGGCTCTCGGGGTGGCTTTGTGTCTGCAAGGGGGGATGGCCGGGACGGGCACGGAGCGGGGGGAACGTGGGGTGGCACGGGGCAGCGGCGACGGGCACCCACGGGGACCGAAAGCTGCTCAGCGGAGGCTGCCTGGGAGGTCTGGGGCAGTGTTTGCCTGGTTAATTCGGAGAGTGGCAAACAGCGGGGACCAGCACTGGGCGAGGAAGGTGTTTGCCAAATCTGGGTTTGGCAGTGCCGGATCAAGGTGCCAAACCGGGGTGCCGGCTCCCAGGGGCTTCTTCTCCCTTCCCGTTGTCCCTTCCCTGCTGAAGCTGTGCAAAGCCGGGAGGGCGCAGGGGCCGGGAGGTgagtgcccccccccaaccccggcGGGCTGGCCCCCGCGCAGCCCCTCCGCACCAGCCATTCCTTCCAAAATCCCATTCTCAGGCTGgtaacaaaaagcagcagcacaaagagAGACGCGGGGACCTGCCGCTATGCTGAGAAGCCATTCAGAACGGGAGACTCATTAAAGAGCCTGTTGTCATTATTTGTGAGCTCCAGAGGTAGCCTTATTTAATTTGGGAGCTACTAGACAGGTACCCAgatggctggggagggggggcagcgGCAGAAGTGAATTAAATGGCATGCCTCTCTCCGCTGCCGTTCGctttgtgctgcagctgggccCCTTGGAAGGGGAGAAAGTGGGAAGGCAGGGACGTGGCATCACCCCCCTGCAACATCACCGCTGGTGAAGAGCGTGTAGAGATGGGGGGCCACGGGCCCCAcctgttttggcttttttccccatggttAATTTTCTCccagctgtccctgctgtgaATTAGGGCTGCTGCAAACTCTGCCTGAGTTACAGGCTGcagggagcgggctgggggctCTCAGCAGTGCCCGGCTGTCGGGGAGGTCACTTTTTGCTCACTACTGTCAGTGGCTGTAAGCCTCGGGAGGCGACAGTACCCCCTGCGGCGAGATTTCCACTTAGTCCTCAGGCAGCTTGAGCATCGCGCCCATTTCACAGATGGGTAAAGTGAGGCCCCAAGATGTTCCCTGTCCGAAGGCTCTGCAGGGAGCCCCCGGCAGTGACCGTGCTGTGGGTGCCGTGGTCCCTCTGCTCTCCGCGGGGCTGGAGGATGGCACGGTCGTGGTGGAGAGGATGAGCCTTGCTGGGCAGTGCAGCGCCGTGTGGGTTGAGCCCGGCTCGCTTTGAGCACTGGCACTGCCTCTTCTGGGGCAGAATTAGAGCTGGTCCTCTGCAAACTGGACAAAAGCTAAAAACTAAAGTAGGGAGAAAATGAAGGTTTTGTTTCAGATAGTATTTCTGTGcatatttgttatttatttaaaaaaaaacccaccagcatTCATTTGCATAATTACATTTTGCAGCTGTTGGGCCGTAATGTGGGCTGTGCTTTGGGGCATTATTTTATCCGTTGAAAACGGACACAAAGAGAGTGAACTCCGCTCTCAGCTGTGCCTCATTGTGCCGTAACCGCTGGTGCTGCCTCTGTGCCGGGGCGCTCCCAGGGCACCTCACCTCCCCGGCCCTCGAATATGCATTAGGCGCTGCAAGCTGTCCCCACGTCTGTCCCGATTGTTCCCTGCTTTtgaggagaggggctgggcggggggggagttTTAATCTCCTCATCTTTTGCTGGGTGGGGAATTTGGGAGTGCGTGGCTGGGGGCTTCGGGtgcggggaaggagggggaagggagataTGTGCCGGTGCAGGGTGATGTTCCAGTTTTGTGATTTTGGGGATCTGTCCTACGCCCTCCATCCTGCCTGTGCATCCCCTGTGCAtctgcaggagctgccctgactcctctccctgtccccatccagGTGTCCCGGCGGTGCTCCCACACCTCTCCTGCTCCAGGTGATGCCCCAGTTCACCTTTGCTTGCTTTTGCGGGCTCCATGGCTTCTGcaagatgaagaggaagaaagaagagtcCAGCGCGGAGCAGGAGACGGCAGTGTGAGGAGCAGACTCGTGCCCTGCCGAGCCATACCTCGGGACTCCGTCCCCTTCCCCTCGGTACGCCGGGACTGCTGGGGGGACATTtgctgcctcctttcttctCGATTCTTCATGGACCAGCatcatcctctgcctgcactgtcTCGGGGTGtctcagggggctggggggctgttCGGCCGAGCTGATGTGCCTGGGATGGTGcttggcaggggaaggggagcccGGGGCTGAGCAATGGTTTTGCTCATCGATAGCAGCGGTGGGCTGGGGACAGTGCAGGGGGAGCTGGTTAATCTGCTCTAACACACTTATCCTGcagcttctttcatttttctctcccctccctcttcccagaTACTTGCGTGACCGGGGGAGATCTGACGCACGGGAATGACCTTGCCGAGAGGCAGAAGCAGATGCTGTGGACGTTATCCAGGTGCTGCAGCAATTCTGCCCGGACCCCCAGCCTGGCCGGGTGCTGAGCCCTTGGCACCCAAACAGTCAGTGTTGGAGGGATCCTGCGTCCCAGCAGGGTAGAGATTTCCCTCCTGAGTTAGCTGACCTGCCCTTGCTCCAACAAGTCTCAACGGACAGACCTGGAGGGGTTTCCGAAAGCCGGGGCCAGACCTTGTCCTTCCTGGAGTCATAGTGCCGGAGAGGCTGGCCCCTGGCTGGTAAgttgtcctgctgctgcagaattgGGTGAACGTCAAAACCAagctggttttgggtttggttttttttcaaagtctATCTCAAGCTGATGTCTGTGACTCCAAGAAGCCATTCTCCAtgcctctgccctgcctggtCCCATGGGTGCAGCACACCAGAGTGTTTTGGAGGCACCAGACACATCGACCCTGCTCGGACACTGTTCCCTGTGTGACCGGTGCGGGCTGGGAGCTCTCGTGCCAtgggacccccaccccctgcacaCCCACCTGAGCCTCGTAGGCTCAGCGGGAAGTTGTTCTTGTTTGGCAAACGGGCCAAAATCCCTAAGCTCAGGGCACCTGAGATTCATTCCAGGGACACTTCTAGCATAAACATGTCCTCCAGAGCAGAAATCCTTAAATTCTTCCATACTGCGCTTCCCTTCTCCATACGGAGACTTCCTGAGCCCGGGGCAAAAAGCAATGCCCGGGGCAAAAAGCAATGCCCGGGGCTGCCAGGCAGGAGCCGCTTGCCCCCAGAGTTAGTCCTGCTCCTGCCACTGCCTCCTCCCGCGGTGGTACCCGTCTCTCTCCCACCCCGCCTGTCCATCCTTCCCACCCACCGCTGAAGCCATACGGGAGCTCCCTGCGTGCTGTGCCTTCCCGGAGGTGTTTCAGGCAGACATCCCCGCTCAGATACCCTCCAAACAGCCCCAGGCTCTGTGCGCTGGAAAGCTGGCGAGTGTTGGTGAGCCAGGGTCCCCTCGGGGTTTGGGGACCGCTGCTTGGATCTCGGTGCCCGGTTCCCCGTCCCTGAATGCACCCGGCATTCGAGATCTCGTTTCAGGCCCCAGCGCCTGCAATGGCCCCAGTGCTCCCGTTTGCAAGAcatgctggagagcagcagggacagccccTAGGAAAGGGTAAACGCTCTGGGGCAGCTATGCCCCATGCCCGTCAGCACGGGGGGGTATTGACTTGAACGGATTGACACCCCTGAGGAGCCCCCGCCAGAGCGGATGAGCGCACTCGGAGAACAAATCCTCCCCCTGTGATTAACTGGCTTGACCTTTCCAGGGTTTGCCCAGTGCTCCCAGACCAAATTTGCACTTGGCAAACAGAGCTGTATCTGCCACTGACAGCTCCCCTTCGGAGGAGATTTGTTGGCTCAGCCAACATCCAGAACCAACACggctattattttattttcttatccaAAGGATTTAGCACAAAAACCTGAGCCTGGCCAGGAGCACCAATAACACAAGGTGCAGCTGAGGAGCTTTAAATCCTCTCTGCTGGGCGCCTGTTGTCTGGGCTGTGGTGGGAAGCAGCTGACTGGTGTGGGATGCGCTGCTCGGAGCCAGCTCGGAGGCGGCAGCCAGCCGGGACCGGGCACGGGGGCCTGGACTGCGTGTGGTCTCTGTGTGTCAGTCCCCGGGGTCGGGAGGCTTGGGGtactttgctttttcccctctttaagCCCAAGGGCTGTCAGCTGTGGGATCCAGCGGCGCAGTCCCTGGGCGAGTGTTCCCAGTTGGGTATTTCCCAGCTGGGCTCCGGGTTTCGGCACAGGAGAGGGCACGCGGTGGCACGTGAGGTGCCCCGCGAGGGACCAGCCAGGAGAACGGTCCGGCTTCCCTGTCATTTGTCACCATCGAGCTCAGCAGGTTTCAGCCTGGCACGCACAGATTGTGGAAAATACTGTGGTTAGTACCGGCGGTAATGTCTCCTCTGGGACCTCTGGGGCTGCAGCAACCTTTTACTTAGGCAGCGCAGGAGGAGCTGCTTCACTGAGGCACCGAGGGTAGCGGAGGTTAATGCCGATTCACCCGCGTTTCGGCTTGGTTGATGGTGCCCCATTCCTGGGGGGGACACAAGTTGGGTCCCTGGTCATGATGATCTGAGCAGGGATCACCCTTGTGAGCGCAGcgtggggagctggggctgttcgGGCAGCGGGCGCATGCTCCAGGGAGACCATCAAAAGCAGAGGTTTGGGGAAAACCATGGGCAGTTTCGCTCAGTCAGGCTTTACAAAAGCTGAATTATTACTGTGGGGTTGAGGGGGGTTGGCCCAGTTCATTACTGCGTAACCTTCGCTGCTAAACCTCTTGGGTTACAAATCCATCATGGTTTGGCAGCTAAAGACGTGTCGCTAACGGCCACCCCGAGATTTCGTGTCTAGGAGGAGGCTCGGCGTTGcgctgagagcagccctggagaTGAGGTCGGTGCATGACGGGATGGTGCTCCAGGGGCTCCCGGTTGTGGTGGGAGTCCCCCAGGCTGGTCTGGGGTGAACTGGGAGCTCTGCTGGAAACACATCGCGCTCACGTTGTGCATTGCCGTGCGTACGTCGTACGTGATGCACACGCAGCGCGCTGTGCACACGCTATGCACACGCTGTACTCGGTGCACACACGGTGCTCGTGCTACGCACACGTTATGCACGCACGGCGCacgctctgtgtgtgtgtgcggcAGCTCTGTGCCTGGTCAGGTTTTCCCTGTGTCTTGAATATTCCTGTCTCCAGTGAGGGGTTCCCAAGCCAGGTATTTAATGAATGTAGCACGTACAATTGAGACAGGCAGACGCTCACCCACACCTATTGTATGTccatttgaaaacagaataataaatgAACCAAGTGCAGTATGAATGTTAAAGCGCTTGAgctacagttatttttaaagacaacttCCCACCTCCCTGGATGGATGTAGCTCTCAAAGCAACAATATGTTTTCCACCATGGCTCCGAGCAAAATGGTTTGCTCCTGGATTGACCTCTATTGTGTTCATAAATGGCTTGTGGTGCTTTTTGATTCCCCCATCATAATGACTTGACCTCTAGATTTATGGCTGAAGGTCCTTTCATCTGCACATTGTTTCCCACCAGACTCCAGCCTGGCGCTTTTCTGTAGCAAACCTGCCAAGAGCTGAGCCCCGTGCCGCTCGTCCCTCTGAGCTGCCCAGCCAGCTTCCACTGACAAATTTGCAGTGGGCAAAAgcaaacagggtttttttccctctctttccagTGGCAGCATTTTAATAGGACAGCATATGCTTCTGAGACCGCAGAGCCTGGGAAGTTGACAGCTCTTGTCACAGTACAAACACTCTCTCgctgtctctctctcttccacATTTGCACAACCCCTGGCATTTTTATAAACTAAGAGTTTGCTTATTGTTCAGGATTTCCTCTTGCCCTCCCAAGTTCAGACACTCTGCCTTTGATTCTTCCACCCTGCTTTTGCTTCTGCACCCCAGAAGCAACCGCACCTGAGCCATACTGTAGTAGATAAATCTTACTAGTATGGGTGGCAACGAGTTGTAAACTGGAGCTGTCCGTCCAGTGCTTTTCCAAGTGCTTTTCCAAGGCTTTCCCATCCtctggagagaggaagggaggtgCAGGGACCCACGGCTGAGCAGTGAGCCTGAAGCTGAGGCTGCAAAATCACCCGTGTCCTGGCTGCTCGCAAGCATCCTTGGGGAAAAGGGTGCAGCAGAAGTGGGCGAGATGTAACTTCTCCTCTCCGTTACAGAGCTGGCTCAGGGTACAGCTGAGCTCCCTGCAAATCCCCCGT
Protein-coding sequences here:
- the BLACAT1 gene encoding bladder cancer associated transcript 1 translates to MPQFTFACFCGLHGFCKMKRKKEESSAEQETAV